From the Paenibacillus sp. FSL H8-0548 genome, one window contains:
- a CDS encoding response regulator, with the protein MRNLRLHIRAKILIGYFLIICCLGASIVIVSDRISSLQIDIETITSRDIEIHNLITTIRYNAINMESSQRGYVITGNEDYLEPYAKGKAEWEANYNALYQYLSDDPTTRKSLEEIKLTIQNWIRVAGEPIVEMRKSNNTQGIIEFFNNDSGKTDIDALRVQLEALRQKEITATQNYILKLESRNDLLIISLYLMLLIVSIVAFFIVAYVSGIIVKTIKDVVTTISDIASSGGDLSTRIKVNTRDEIRDLANATNLLLDNLSDQNWIQTKVAEVATMNQGINNMNELADSFLSKLAPILNAAYGLFYIKQGTGDKQRLIKIASYAEANDNMGLESFRLGEGLIGQAALDNRTFLLNTTPDHTIAITSGLGVHQPKSVLIVPIEFEGTVAAVVEFASTESFTSQHLKLLEQIEHSLGVAIHSVASRMEVERLLSESQVLTEELQTQTEELQTQSEELQMQQEEMRMTTEHLEEQNLFAQQKTEELQKAKQELETYSEQLRKSSQYKTNFLANMSHELRTPLNSILILSQLLSENENETLNQEEEGYAQVINTSGNDLLMLIDDILDLSKIEAGKIILMMDEVNVSEIPEHMKLLFNPVAEQKDLAFQISMAVDLPAVLHTDGQRLQQILKNLLSNAFKFTERGTVSLSIQNADRKIIEKYIPAHMDKAVIAITVSDTGIGIPLNKQQLIFEAFQQVDGETNRQFGGTGLGLSICNEFTRLLGGRIVLDSHPGQGSTFTLLLPSLPGMDREQLVSLHQEVAAAAQDTMGAVVTEICEEDEELFRGKKVLLVEDDSRNVFALVKALESKSFDVTIASNGKQCIEIIKQRTDFDLVLMDIMMPIMDGFETMKAIRLDPAMQETPIIALTAKAMKSDRDKCLEAGASDYISKPLNMDQLFSLMRVWLTKQVVN; encoded by the coding sequence TTGCGTAATTTACGATTACATATACGTGCCAAAATTTTAATCGGCTATTTTCTTATTATTTGTTGTTTGGGTGCTTCCATTGTTATCGTGAGTGATCGAATTTCATCCTTGCAAATTGATATCGAAACGATCACCAGCCGTGACATCGAGATCCATAATTTAATTACAACAATTCGCTATAATGCGATCAACATGGAATCCAGTCAGCGCGGTTATGTTATTACAGGCAATGAGGATTATTTGGAGCCTTATGCCAAAGGGAAAGCGGAGTGGGAAGCCAATTACAATGCACTTTACCAGTACCTCTCTGACGATCCTACTACGCGAAAGAGCTTGGAGGAAATCAAGCTTACAATTCAAAATTGGATACGGGTAGCCGGCGAGCCCATCGTCGAAATGCGAAAGTCGAACAATACTCAGGGCATTATCGAGTTTTTTAATAATGACAGCGGCAAGACAGACATCGATGCCCTTCGAGTACAATTGGAAGCACTTCGTCAAAAAGAGATTACAGCAACCCAAAACTATATTTTGAAGCTGGAAAGCCGTAATGATTTGCTCATTATTAGTCTATATCTCATGCTGCTAATCGTTTCCATTGTTGCCTTCTTTATTGTAGCTTATGTTTCCGGAATCATTGTCAAAACGATTAAGGATGTTGTAACAACGATATCGGATATTGCCTCCTCCGGCGGTGATCTGTCCACACGCATTAAAGTCAATACACGAGATGAAATTCGTGATCTGGCAAATGCAACCAATCTATTGCTCGATAATTTAAGCGATCAAAACTGGATTCAAACGAAAGTAGCAGAAGTCGCTACTATGAATCAGGGGATTAACAATATGAACGAGCTGGCGGATTCCTTCTTATCCAAGCTCGCACCTATACTAAATGCAGCCTATGGATTATTTTATATTAAACAAGGGACGGGAGATAAGCAGAGGCTGATCAAGATCGCCTCCTATGCCGAAGCAAATGATAATATGGGCCTTGAGAGCTTTCGGCTAGGCGAGGGTTTAATCGGTCAAGCAGCGCTCGATAATCGTACGTTCTTACTGAACACAACACCCGATCATACCATCGCCATTACATCCGGGCTTGGCGTGCATCAGCCTAAAAGTGTCTTAATCGTCCCCATTGAATTTGAGGGAACGGTTGCTGCCGTCGTCGAATTCGCTTCCACAGAATCGTTCACCTCACAGCATCTGAAGCTCTTGGAGCAAATTGAGCATTCCTTAGGCGTAGCCATCCACAGTGTCGCCAGTCGCATGGAGGTCGAGCGGCTGCTAAGCGAATCACAAGTATTGACAGAGGAACTTCAGACACAGACGGAGGAGCTTCAGACGCAATCCGAGGAGCTGCAAATGCAGCAAGAGGAAATGCGCATGACGACCGAGCATCTGGAGGAGCAAAATCTATTTGCTCAGCAAAAAACAGAGGAATTGCAAAAAGCAAAACAGGAACTTGAGACATATTCCGAGCAGCTTCGAAAAAGCTCGCAATACAAAACAAATTTTTTGGCCAATATGTCGCATGAGCTTCGTACACCGCTTAACAGCATTTTGATTCTCTCTCAGCTCCTGTCTGAGAACGAGAATGAAACCTTGAATCAAGAGGAAGAAGGTTATGCCCAAGTAATTAACACCTCAGGCAATGACCTCCTTATGCTCATAGATGATATTTTGGATTTATCAAAGATTGAGGCTGGAAAGATCATCCTGATGATGGATGAAGTGAATGTTAGTGAAATTCCTGAGCATATGAAGCTGCTCTTTAATCCTGTAGCTGAGCAAAAAGACCTTGCCTTTCAGATCAGCATGGCTGTCGATCTCCCTGCCGTGCTCCATACAGACGGTCAAAGATTACAGCAAATTTTAAAAAATCTGCTATCTAACGCTTTTAAGTTTACTGAGCGTGGTACTGTCAGCCTCAGCATTCAAAATGCCGATAGAAAAATCATTGAGAAGTATATCCCTGCTCATATGGATAAAGCAGTGATCGCCATTACGGTATCCGATACGGGCATCGGCATCCCTTTAAATAAGCAGCAGCTCATTTTCGAGGCATTCCAGCAGGTAGATGGTGAAACGAATCGTCAATTCGGAGGAACCGGGCTTGGTTTATCGATCTGCAATGAGTTTACAAGGCTGCTTGGCGGACGCATCGTGCTGGACAGCCATCCCGGCCAAGGCAGTACCTTCACACTGCTTTTGCCTAGTCTGCCCGGGATGGACAGGGAACAGCTTGTATCACTGCATCAGGAGGTTGCTGCTGCTGCACAAGATACAATGGGAGCTGTAGTGACCGAAATATGCGAAGAGGATGAGGAATTATTTCGCGGTAAAAAAGTACTGCTAGTTGAAGATGATTCACGTAATGTGTTCGCCCTCGTTAAGGCACTGGAAAGCAAATCATTTGACGTAACTATCGCAAGCAACGGAAAACAATGCATCGAAATTATTAAACAGCGAACCGACTTTGATTTAGTCCTCATGGATATTATGATGCCGATTATGGATGGATTTGAAACGATGAAAGCCATTCGTCTGGATCCAGCTATGCAAGAAACGCCAATCATTGCGTTAACAGCTAAAGCAATGAAAAGCGACCGCGATAAATGTCTTGAGGCGGGTGCTTCTGACTATATTAGCAAGCCGCTTAATATGGATCAGCTCTTCTCACTTATGCGGGTATGGCTTACAAAGCAGGTGGTAAATTGA
- a CDS encoding GntR family transcriptional regulator: protein MNFGIRPQPLSTRDAVYTQLREQILKLELPPGTPLSENETSLLFNVSRTPVRESFLRLAQEGLVQVLPQRGTFVSLIDTMLVEEARFMREQLEKAVIRLACANFSEPFLLQLESNLEAQQACVQKKDDKSMFELDELFHRILFDGCNKSNTWGIMQQMNAHLNRSRMLRIVTDHNWEPLYEQHRLMVDAIINKDAAVAERLMTEHLNLNIADQALLKVKYPNYYK, encoded by the coding sequence ATGAATTTTGGGATACGACCTCAGCCTCTTTCTACTAGAGATGCCGTATATACGCAGCTGCGGGAACAAATATTGAAGCTAGAACTTCCGCCTGGAACACCGCTATCTGAAAATGAAACCTCGCTCTTATTCAATGTTAGCCGTACCCCTGTACGTGAAAGCTTCCTGCGGCTTGCCCAAGAAGGACTCGTTCAGGTTCTTCCACAGCGCGGTACGTTCGTGTCCCTAATCGACACGATGCTCGTTGAAGAAGCTAGATTTATGCGTGAGCAGCTGGAGAAAGCTGTTATTCGACTTGCTTGTGCTAACTTTTCAGAGCCTTTTCTTTTACAGTTGGAAAGTAACCTTGAAGCTCAGCAGGCATGTGTGCAGAAAAAAGATGATAAGAGCATGTTTGAGCTGGATGAGCTTTTTCATCGTATTTTGTTTGACGGCTGCAACAAAAGCAATACATGGGGCATCATGCAGCAAATGAATGCCCATTTGAACCGCAGCCGGATGCTGAGGATTGTAACAGATCATAACTGGGAGCCTCTGTATGAGCAGCATCGCTTAATGGTCGACGCCATTATAAATAAAGACGCTGCAGTTGCTGAGCGGCTCATGACTGAACATCTCAACCTTAACATTGCCGATCAAGCACTGCTGAAAGTGAAGTACCCGAACTATTATAAATAA
- a CDS encoding DUF948 domain-containing protein has translation MDILMQISIAVIAVAFLILMYSLIQTLKALRAGLEEMRQTIGTLRIEVTQISVEVKEAVHNTNAMTLDVREKLSSLDGLFASVNDIGHALHSFTGAARESAASVVASIKKESKKPSEEPRIVSTIYKGVISGIRVWNKLKKI, from the coding sequence ATGGATATTCTTATGCAAATTAGTATTGCTGTTATAGCGGTAGCTTTTCTCATTCTGATGTATTCTCTTATTCAAACGTTGAAGGCTTTGCGAGCTGGGCTTGAAGAGATGCGGCAAACCATTGGCACTTTAAGAATTGAGGTTACACAAATTAGCGTTGAGGTGAAGGAAGCTGTTCACAACACCAATGCGATGACACTTGATGTAAGAGAAAAGTTAAGCTCGCTGGATGGTTTGTTTGCTTCCGTCAACGATATTGGTCATGCCTTGCACTCGTTTACTGGAGCGGCGAGAGAATCAGCGGCAAGTGTAGTTGCTTCCATAAAAAAAGAGAGCAAGAAGCCTTCGGAGGAGCCGAGAATCGTTAGTACGATTTATAAGGGCGTTATCTCCGGTATTAGAGTTTGGAACAAGCTAAAAAAAATATAA
- a CDS encoding YtxH domain-containing protein: MSRENSSSSVLVGAIVGGAIGAISALLFAPKAGADLREDLSSKFKSISEKTKEIATAVGENTKDLATSIKEETGDLIDHAKQSNQSVMNSISSAKEDVKEDLAAANR; this comes from the coding sequence ATGTCACGAGAAAATTCAAGTTCTAGCGTATTGGTAGGCGCAATTGTAGGAGGAGCCATCGGTGCCATTTCAGCTCTGCTATTTGCTCCAAAAGCAGGTGCAGACCTTCGAGAGGATCTCTCAAGCAAATTCAAATCCATCAGTGAGAAAACAAAGGAAATCGCCACAGCTGTGGGAGAAAATACAAAGGATTTGGCAACAAGCATCAAGGAAGAAACCGGTGACCTCATAGACCATGCTAAGCAATCGAATCAGAGTGTTATGAATTCTATATCCTCTGCTAAGGAAGACGTGAAGGAAGATCTTGCTGCCGCAAATCGATAA
- the rsbW gene encoding anti-sigma B factor RsbW has translation MNSFIRLTIPARTEYIDLVRLTLFGIATKAGFSYEEIEDMKVAVTEACTNVVLHAYSNVQNGEVDITYEIEEEGISIRIKDEGSSFKYEPASKSSSLHDKELNEITAGGLGIFMMHALMDKVEVLSGRGTEVILTKLFGRKEEMA, from the coding sequence ATGAACTCTTTCATTCGGCTGACGATCCCTGCGCGGACGGAATATATCGATTTGGTTAGACTTACATTGTTTGGTATTGCGACTAAAGCAGGTTTCTCCTATGAGGAAATAGAAGATATGAAGGTAGCGGTAACCGAGGCATGCACGAATGTGGTGCTTCACGCGTATAGCAATGTGCAAAACGGAGAAGTGGACATTACTTATGAGATTGAAGAAGAAGGCATCTCCATTCGAATTAAGGATGAAGGCAGCAGCTTTAAATACGAGCCGGCAAGCAAGTCTTCTTCTCTTCATGATAAGGAGCTAAACGAGATAACGGCAGGTGGACTTGGTATTTTTATGATGCATGCTTTAATGGATAAGGTTGAAGTATTATCGGGAAGAGGTACAGAGGTGATTCTCACCAAGCTATTTGGTAGGAAAGAGGAGATGGCATGA
- a CDS encoding sigma-70 family RNA polymerase sigma factor, whose protein sequence is MNTNSSCLGPQEIIEKMERYRETGCNDAATELLQHFEPIVKIAATKMSRSRPDLYEDLYQVGQFSMLRLFKQFDGSRGIPFEGYAMKSIIGHLKNYLRDKSWYIQVPRRIKEKGLLIQQAIGYLTVELSRSPKMEEIAAYLGLTVEETIEVLSCRESYHYVSLDTPLSSEGESAATIGDLISSDRDDYENVDHRLDLEEALDQLKTEEKTVLVLAYHNGKSQRDIAEELGVSQMSVSRIQKRAMEKLKLLLVDHHPDYST, encoded by the coding sequence ATGAATACAAACTCATCCTGCCTGGGTCCGCAAGAAATTATTGAAAAAATGGAACGGTATCGAGAAACCGGCTGCAACGATGCAGCAACGGAATTGCTGCAGCACTTTGAGCCTATCGTTAAAATAGCAGCAACAAAAATGTCGCGGAGCCGGCCTGACCTTTATGAGGATTTGTATCAGGTCGGTCAGTTCTCTATGCTGCGCTTGTTTAAGCAGTTTGACGGATCACGGGGAATTCCGTTTGAAGGCTATGCGATGAAAAGCATCATTGGCCATTTGAAAAACTATTTGCGTGATAAGTCTTGGTATATCCAGGTACCAAGACGGATCAAAGAAAAAGGTTTGCTTATTCAACAGGCGATTGGTTATTTAACGGTTGAGCTTAGCCGTTCGCCTAAGATGGAAGAAATAGCAGCTTATTTGGGTCTCACAGTGGAAGAAACGATTGAAGTGCTTTCCTGTAGAGAATCCTATCATTATGTATCGCTTGACACTCCTCTATCGAGTGAAGGTGAAAGTGCTGCTACTATTGGCGATCTCATCAGCTCGGATAGGGATGACTATGAGAATGTCGATCATCGTCTTGATCTGGAGGAGGCGCTTGATCAATTGAAGACGGAGGAGAAAACGGTGCTGGTGCTCGCTTATCACAACGGCAAATCGCAGCGTGATATTGCCGAGGAGCTCGGCGTCTCCCAAATGAGTGTTTCCCGTATCCAAAAGCGGGCGATGGAGAAGCTGAAGCTGCTCCTTGTTGATCATCATCCAGATTATAGTACATAA
- a CDS encoding general stress protein has product MNHLNNTQVHTVDNAVEVQEQVFKFQREGYAKERIYVLTHDKDRTKRIVDHTDAEKIGVAEEGIGSTIANIFRSHGDELRAKLRSLGVSEQDAQRLEREMDQDKILVIAWGGKEYSGEEFDPAVYYYPQYVV; this is encoded by the coding sequence ATGAATCATTTAAACAATACGCAGGTGCACACGGTGGATAATGCAGTCGAGGTTCAGGAGCAGGTATTTAAATTTCAAAGAGAAGGTTATGCGAAGGAACGAATTTATGTGCTAACGCATGACAAGGACCGGACGAAGCGGATTGTTGACCATACCGACGCTGAGAAAATCGGTGTTGCAGAGGAAGGCATTGGCAGCACGATCGCAAATATTTTTAGGTCACACGGGGACGAGCTCCGAGCTAAGCTGAGATCACTTGGCGTCTCCGAGCAAGACGCTCAGCGTCTAGAGCGCGAGATGGACCAAGATAAAATTCTCGTTATCGCTTGGGGTGGCAAGGAGTATTCCGGTGAGGAATTTGATCCAGCCGTCTACTACTATCCTCAGTACGTTGTTTAA
- a CDS encoding fused response regulator/phosphatase, whose product MRIIIVDDNATNQIIIKAILNKAGYKELKTASSAMELYKLLDIESDTTAEPNVDLILMDMMMPEIDGLEACKKVLRKERYKDVPIIFVTALGDSNKMAEALDAGASDYVMKPINKMELLARIRSALRLKHEIDWHKERDKQVNFKLELAKKVQRNVLSQPINDEFVNINAIYQPSTELAGDFYAWYRIDEGRYGVILLDMMGHGIASSLVCMYISSVLKDTITRITEPDLVMHELNRYMNQLYKKEELLNYYFTAIYLVLDTNKRTIDYVNAGHPAGRLLVGDELMLLTEGCCAIGLFESIDIAKGSLTYSDNMRIILYTDGLSEALGENEEAKLELLVNQLNELDRTQHANFVHDFISLQNSEQQKDDICLVVIAAN is encoded by the coding sequence ATGCGTATTATAATCGTGGATGACAATGCTACGAATCAGATTATTATAAAGGCTATTTTAAATAAAGCAGGTTATAAGGAATTGAAAACAGCTTCCTCGGCAATGGAGCTCTATAAGCTGCTGGACATTGAATCGGATACGACGGCCGAGCCCAATGTGGATTTAATTTTAATGGATATGATGATGCCTGAAATTGATGGCCTAGAAGCATGCAAGAAAGTTTTAAGGAAAGAGCGCTATAAGGATGTGCCGATCATATTTGTAACCGCGCTTGGAGATTCCAATAAGATGGCTGAAGCTCTTGACGCGGGAGCATCTGATTATGTCATGAAGCCGATCAACAAGATGGAGCTGCTGGCGCGCATTCGATCAGCACTGCGGCTGAAACATGAAATTGATTGGCATAAGGAAAGAGACAAGCAGGTGAATTTTAAGCTGGAGCTTGCCAAAAAAGTGCAAAGAAATGTATTAAGCCAGCCGATTAATGATGAGTTTGTTAATATAAACGCAATTTATCAGCCATCTACGGAGCTGGCAGGTGATTTTTACGCGTGGTATCGAATCGACGAAGGTCGGTACGGGGTTATTTTACTCGATATGATGGGGCACGGTATTGCTTCTTCATTGGTTTGTATGTATATTTCCTCGGTGCTTAAGGATACGATTACACGTATTACTGAGCCAGACCTTGTTATGCATGAACTCAATCGTTATATGAATCAGCTGTATAAGAAGGAAGAACTGCTGAATTATTATTTTACTGCTATTTATTTAGTATTGGATACCAATAAGCGGACGATCGATTATGTGAATGCCGGACATCCTGCAGGCAGGCTGCTGGTCGGCGACGAGCTAATGCTGCTAACAGAGGGTTGCTGTGCGATTGGCTTATTTGAAAGCATCGACATTGCTAAGGGGAGCCTCACCTACTCGGACAATATGAGAATCATTTTGTATACGGATGGTTTAAGCGAAGCCTTGGGAGAGAATGAGGAAGCTAAGCTTGAACTGCTGGTGAATCAGTTAAATGAATTAGATCGTACTCAACATGCTAATTTTGTTCATGATTTTATATCACTGCAAAACAGCGAGCAACAAAAGGATGATATCTGCTTAGTGGTAATTGCTGCAAACTAA
- a CDS encoding ATP-binding protein: MNAIRLQIPAHADFIDTVRICLYGIASKMNYSYEEIEDMKVAVSEACNNAVIHSKQDENEEVIDISFESDKDVLTIKVKDNGTTALAAKTLEAAELLPAVDVSGLRVGGLGIYLMQALMDEVEVNALERGTEVILKKYLNYNP, from the coding sequence ATGAATGCCATTCGTTTACAAATACCGGCCCATGCAGACTTTATTGATACAGTCAGAATCTGTCTCTATGGAATTGCATCGAAAATGAACTATTCCTACGAAGAGATTGAAGATATGAAGGTAGCGGTCTCCGAGGCATGTAATAATGCTGTCATCCATAGTAAGCAAGATGAGAATGAAGAGGTAATCGATATATCCTTTGAGTCTGATAAAGACGTGCTTACGATTAAAGTGAAGGATAATGGGACAACGGCTTTGGCTGCGAAAACGTTGGAAGCAGCTGAGCTGCTGCCTGCTGTTGACGTGAGCGGGCTTCGCGTCGGCGGTTTAGGCATCTATTTAATGCAGGCATTAATGGATGAGGTTGAAGTGAATGCGCTGGAGCGCGGCACCGAGGTCATCTTAAAGAAATATTTGAATTATAACCCATAG
- a CDS encoding DUF1328 domain-containing protein, which produces MLGWALLFFIFAIVAGIFGFLGIASALAGIAKVLFVIFIVLFIISLIMGRRRAS; this is translated from the coding sequence ATGCTAGGCTGGGCATTATTGTTTTTTATTTTTGCAATCGTCGCAGGCATATTCGGCTTCTTAGGAATTGCTTCTGCATTAGCAGGGATAGCGAAAGTGTTGTTCGTTATCTTTATCGTACTTTTTATTATATCTCTTATCATGGGTCGAAGAAGAGCCAGTTAG
- a CDS encoding alpha/beta hydrolase: MDKKRVHVNGIDIVYEECGSDNENAIVLLHGFCGSSQYWQKICPMLGEQYRVIIPDLRGHGESTAPEGEGTYTMEIMAEDIATLLEELQIEQVVMFGHSLGGYVTAAFAEKYPDKLTGFALIHSTALADTETLKEKRAADIEQIREKGISKYLYSIIPNLFTDEKVGDMRDEVNEMIGVGQQMDAEAAIATLKGMMRRPDRSHVLAEANFPVLLIAGAEDTLIKPADTFTVTSDNQPETTYNYPHILETTFEDVGHMSLVEVSDQLARVMSSYLKTLLERENTRITKEE; the protein is encoded by the coding sequence ATGGACAAAAAACGTGTTCACGTCAATGGCATCGATATAGTCTATGAAGAATGCGGAAGTGATAACGAAAACGCCATCGTATTGCTCCATGGTTTTTGCGGTTCATCACAATACTGGCAAAAAATATGTCCGATGCTGGGCGAGCAATATCGGGTCATTATCCCGGACCTTCGTGGTCATGGCGAGTCCACGGCCCCCGAGGGTGAGGGCACTTATACAATGGAAATTATGGCTGAGGACATCGCAACGCTGCTTGAAGAGCTCCAAATTGAGCAGGTCGTCATGTTTGGCCATTCTCTAGGCGGCTATGTTACAGCTGCTTTCGCAGAAAAATATCCGGACAAGCTCACAGGCTTTGCACTCATCCATTCCACTGCATTAGCAGATACGGAGACGTTAAAGGAGAAGCGGGCAGCAGATATTGAACAAATTCGTGAAAAAGGCATTTCAAAATATCTTTACAGCATTATTCCGAATCTATTTACCGATGAAAAGGTTGGAGACATGCGTGATGAGGTAAATGAGATGATTGGTGTAGGCCAGCAGATGGACGCCGAAGCAGCCATCGCTACTCTCAAAGGGATGATGCGACGTCCCGACCGCAGCCATGTGCTGGCTGAGGCGAATTTTCCAGTGCTGCTTATTGCAGGGGCGGAGGATACCCTCATTAAGCCCGCTGATACCTTTACAGTAACAAGCGACAATCAGCCGGAAACAACGTACAATTATCCTCATATTCTAGAAACTACGTTCGAGGACGTCGGCCATATGAGTCTTGTCGAGGTATCGGATCAGCTTGCAAGAGTTATGTCTTCCTATTTAAAAACATTGCTCGAGCGTGAAAATACGAGAATAACTAAAGAAGAGTAG
- a CDS encoding protein-glutamate O-methyltransferase CheR, which produces MINDWTDGDVDGNIVAQDELERIEIGLLLEGIYSISGFDFRNYLRSSLQRRIKYRLSLEGLRTITALLEKVLHEPGFINKLLNDFSIKVTEMFRDPSFFAALRTEVIPSLRALPEIRIWHAGCATGEEVYSMAILLQEEGLLEKTKLYATDMNEYAIEIAKQGRFPLKRMQTFTKNYLKAGGTKEFSAYYTTDHDYALFHPDIKKNMTFAQHNLATDRSFNEFHLILCRNVLIYFDSDLQSRVHRLFFESLSQNGFLALGNMESIISNQKTHYNDINCSERIFRKSMS; this is translated from the coding sequence TTGATTAATGATTGGACAGACGGAGACGTCGATGGCAATATCGTAGCGCAAGATGAACTCGAGCGTATAGAAATAGGCTTGCTGCTGGAGGGTATTTACAGCATCTCCGGCTTTGATTTTCGAAACTACTTGCGCTCCTCTTTGCAAAGACGCATAAAGTATCGGTTAAGCCTTGAAGGCCTGCGTACGATTACCGCACTGCTTGAGAAGGTGCTGCATGAACCGGGATTTATTAATAAGCTGCTAAATGATTTCTCCATTAAAGTAACCGAGATGTTTCGTGATCCGAGCTTCTTCGCCGCCTTGCGTACAGAAGTCATCCCTTCTCTTCGGGCACTTCCCGAAATTCGGATCTGGCATGCAGGCTGTGCGACCGGAGAAGAGGTTTACTCCATGGCTATATTGCTCCAGGAGGAAGGCTTGCTTGAGAAAACAAAATTATATGCAACCGATATGAACGAATACGCCATTGAAATTGCGAAGCAAGGACGATTCCCATTAAAACGAATGCAGACGTTTACGAAAAACTATTTGAAGGCAGGCGGTACGAAGGAGTTTTCTGCTTACTATACGACAGATCATGATTACGCATTATTCCATCCTGATATTAAGAAAAATATGACGTTTGCACAGCATAATCTCGCAACGGATCGGTCCTTTAATGAATTTCATCTTATTTTATGCCGCAATGTGTTAATTTACTTTGACTCTGACCTTCAAAGCCGGGTGCATCGTTTGTTTTTCGAAAGCCTTTCTCAAAACGGTTTTTTGGCGTTGGGAAATATGGAATCGATCATCTCCAATCAAAAGACTCACTACAATGATATTAATTGTAGTGAGCGTATTTTCCGCAAATCAATGAGTTAA
- a CDS encoding STAS domain-containing protein, which yields MKVEQFQVMQEETREQYILHVIGELDLSVVPQLRAALEPVMNKADKALVLNLKQLKYIDSTGIGIIVSVLKLRDELKAPFFVKEVPSPIKRLFDLTGISRYLTEGTEAEA from the coding sequence ATGAAAGTTGAACAATTTCAAGTTATGCAAGAAGAAACGAGAGAGCAATATATTCTTCATGTTATCGGGGAGCTTGATTTATCTGTAGTGCCGCAGCTGCGGGCTGCCTTGGAGCCGGTCATGAACAAAGCAGATAAAGCGTTAGTACTTAATCTTAAGCAATTAAAATATATCGATAGCACCGGAATCGGGATTATCGTCTCTGTGCTAAAGCTGCGTGATGAGCTGAAGGCACCCTTTTTCGTGAAGGAGGTTCCTTCGCCTATTAAACGGCTATTTGACTTGACCGGTATTTCCAGATATTTAACAGAAGGGACCGAGGCTGAGGCATGA